The following proteins are encoded in a genomic region of Papaver somniferum cultivar HN1 unplaced genomic scaffold, ASM357369v1 unplaced-scaffold_10, whole genome shotgun sequence:
- the LOC113325955 gene encoding uncharacterized protein LOC113325955: MEKFTIDLHVVRIQKAVNTMLANEYRQFRCTLHKHYLQYKQDGTERENPHHQVKEEDWEKLCTWFESDEFQTSSTQGKKSREANTTIHCTGSKPFARYREEMCDPETGAVVGQIEFYKLTHCKNDVWTWHTAEENYGKMLELRAAPTPEGSTPLTDAQICEEVLGVRSGYVKGLGHGYEKPSSSSIEYNAELGEALRRADEAEKRNKELEERVDEQNRTIQGLVTDTMDIRRMLLEMQGNRQSTPENHQSTY, encoded by the exons ATG GAAAAATTCACTATTGATCTACATGTAGTACGCATTCAGAAGGCGGTCAACACAATGCTAGCAAATGAGTACAGACAGTTTAGATGCACACTTCACAAACACTACCTGCAGTACAAACAAGATGGAACAGAACGGGAAAACCCGCATCATCAGGTTAAGGAGGAGGATTGGGAGAAACTATGCACTTGGTTTGAGTCTGATGAGTTTCAG ACAAGTAGCACTCAAGGTAAAAAAAGTCGAGAAGCGAATACAACCATTCATTGTACGGGGTCAAAACCTTTTGCCCGCTATAGAGAGGAAATG TGTGATCCAGAAACAGGTGCAGTTGTTGGACAAATTGAATTCTACAAGTTAACCCACTGCAAAAATGATGTTTGGACCTGGCATACGGCGGAGGAAAACTAT GGTAAAATGCTAGAACTCCGAGCTGCGCCTACACCTGAAGGTTCAACACCCTTGACCGATGCTCAAATATGTGAGGAAGTGCTAGGTGTCAGATCCGGTTATGTCAAGGGTCTTGGTCATGGGTATGAAAAACCTAGCTCGTCTAGCATCGAATATAACGCGGAGTTAGGCGAAGCTCTTAGGAGGGCAGATGAAGCAGAGAAGAGAAATAAGGAACTTGAAGAAAGAGTTGATGAGCAAAATCGCACAATACAGGGGCTGGTAACTGACACAATGGATATAAGAAGAATGTTGCTTGAAATGCAGGGAAACCGTCAAAGCACTCCTGAGAACCATCAAAGCACCTATTGA
- the LOC113326681 gene encoding formin-like protein 6, producing the protein MVKMGITRRRSLAGSNLFLVLIISIYVCTDMASATRWQDICTLGDTYIERDYAAPGSCDNCIVFCMGQCSSFGTSILKNPCNYTSRTNPVNCQCCCSKRPSTSPQLPATPSTVGQFTDGDITDICTFAPDQKYLPINHAKGTDCVLSPQCENKCQERGLLSAGSQCVGSLISSEEAYTWIEQCCCRTPPPPPPSPPPPSPPPPPPPSPPTPSPSPPPPPSPSPPPPPSPPPPSPSPTPPSPSPPPPPPPCLSPPSPGTCCGCCNANINIQISVKSGCNAKVLTPSSFSVAR; encoded by the exons ATGGTGAAGATGGGAATAACTAGGAGAAGATCTCTTGCTGGTTCTAATCTCTTCCTGGTGTTGATAATTTCCATATATGTCTGTACAG ATATGGCATCAGCGACAAGGTGGCAAGATATTTGTACCCTTGGGGATACATACATAGAGAGAGACTATGCAGCTCCTGGGTCTTGCGACAACTGCATAGTCTTTTGCATGGGTCAATGTTCGAGCTTTGGGACTTCGATACTAAAAAATCCGTGCAACTACACTTCACGAACTAATCCTGTGAATTGCCAGTGTTGCTGCAGCAAACGACCATCCACTTCACCACAACTTCCTgcaactccttcaaccgttggcCAATTTACCGACGGAGATATTACGGATATATGTACTTTTGCACCTGATCAAAAGTATCTACCGATTAACCATGCAAAAGGCACAGATTGTGTTCTCAGTCCTCAATGTGAGAACAAATGTCAGGAAAGAGGTCTGTTAAGTGCAGGGTCACAGTGTGTGGGAAGCTTAATATCTAGTGAAGAAGCATACACTTGGATCGAGCAGTGTTGCTGCCGAACccctcctccaccacctccatccCCACCacctccatctccaccaccaccaccacccccatCTCCACCTACACCATCTCCATCCccaccgccaccaccttctccatctcctccgccaccaccatcacctccacctccaTCTCCATcgccaactccaccatctccatcaccaccaccaccaccacctccatgtcTATCCCCACCCTCACCAGGAACTTGCTGTGGATGTTGTAACGCGAACATCAATATTCAGATCTCCGTAAAATCAGGTTGCAACGCCAAAGTATTAACACCGTCGTCATTTTCTGTTGCTAGGTAG